ATCGTCGCGCAGGGAACCAGCGCGGAGGTCATGGCCGTCGAGTCGTCGCTGACCGGACGGTTTCTCTCCGGGCGCGAACGCATCGAGCTGCCGGCGAAGCGTCGTTCGGGATCGGGGCAGTCGCTGGTCGTACGCGGCGCGCGCCACCACAACCTGCAGGGCATCGACGTCGCGATCCCGCTCGGATGCCTGACGTGCGTGACCGGCGTATCGGGCTCGGGAAAAAGCTCGCTCGTGATCGACACGCTCTATGCGTCGCTCGCGAGGCGCCTGAACGGTGCCTCGCTCGAAGTCGGCGCGCACGACGCCATCGACGGCATCGAAGCCATCGACAAGGTGATCGACATCGACCAGACGCCGATCGGGCGCACCCCGCGCTCGAATCCGGCCACCTACACCGGGCTTTTTGGCGACATCCGCGACCTGTTCGCGATGACGCCCGAAGCCCGCATGCGCGGCTACGCGGCCGGCCGCTTCTCGTTCAACGTCTCGGGCGGACGCTGCGAGAACTGCGCCGGCGGCGGCATGATCCGTGTCGAGATGCATTTTCTTCCCGACGTCTACGTCGTCTGCGACGCGTGCGGCGGGCGGCGTTACAACCGCGAAACGCTCGAAGTCCGCTACAAGGGCCGAAGCATCGCCGACGTCCTCGACATGACGGTTGCCGATGCGCTCGAGTTCCTGTCGCCGATCCCGTCGGCGAGAAGAAAGCTGGAGACGCTGGCTTCGGTCGGTCTCGATTACGTGCACCTCGGACAGTCGGCGACGACGCTTTCCGGCGGCGAGGCCCAGCGCATCAAGCTCGCCAAGGAGCTCGCCCGCCGCGCGACGGGACGCACGCTGTACATCCTCGACGAGCCCACGACCGGTCTGCATTTCGCCGACGTGCGCCGGCTCGTCGACGTGCTCGGCATGCTCGTCGACGCCGGCAATACCGTCGTGGTGATCGAGCATCACCTCGACGTCGCGAAGGTCGCCGACTGGATCGTCGATCTTGGACCGGAAGGCGGCGGCGGCGGCGGCCGGGTCGTCGTCTGCGGCACGCCGGAGGATGTCGCGCGCTCGGACGAGTCGCACACCGGACGTTTCCTTCGCGATGCGCTCGCCCAGGCGAAGCGGCGCTGAATCGCTGTAGCGGCCCTTGCCGGATGTCGCTGTCGCGCTGCCTGCGGCTGCGGACGACGGCGCGGGCTTGTCACGCCTGCGACTGCCCGGCAGCATCGCGCCGGGGGATTCATCGTGCGCGGACTGCTGATGTGTCTTGCGTTGCTCGTCGGATGGGTCGCGTCTTATGCGTCGGGTGCATGGCCGTGGCTCGGCTACGCGTCGATGACCCGCAGCACGTTCGGCGCCGGTCCGGTTACGATCGTCGGAGAAAACCGGCGCGGCATCGACGTCGGTCTCGAGACGTTCTACTTCGTCAAAGGGCAGGAGATCGTGATCGAGTACGATGCGGAGATCCGCGCCGGGAGCCTGTGGTTCTACGTATACCGTCCGCTGGATGGCGAGCTCGGCGACGGCACCTCGACGCACATCACGGCGAGCGGAAAAGGCGTGTGGACCGTGCCGGTCGAAGTCAGCGATTTCTACCACATCTCGATCGACGGCTCCGTGGTGAAAGGACAAGGCCACGGCTACGACATCTCGTATACCGTAAAGTGGGGAGCACGCAGCGCCGGATAGCCCCCGATCAACATCCCGGTTCCAGCAGACTCGAACGGCCCAATTCGCGTGCATTCGCGAAGGAAACGGGCTGCGAGCCGTCTATTTCGAATCGACTCGGCGAGATTGGGCGATCCAGGGTTGATCGCCCTTGCCGGCGTCCCTATTTTCGACCGGCGGCGGCAACCAGACCGCGTAAAGGATTTCCAGTGAAACGGCGCGTGTACCTCGACCATCATTCGACGACTCCGGTCGATCCGCGAGTCCTCGACGCGATGCTCCCGTGGTTCACGGAGAAATTTGGAAATGCGGCGAGTCGCACGCACGCGTTCGGCTGGGAAGCCGAGGAGGCGGTCGAAAAAGCGCGCGGCCAGATCGCGTCGCTGATCGGCGCAGATTCCAAAGAGATCGTCTTTACCAGCGGAGCCACCGAGTCCGACAACCTCGCGATCAAAGGCGCGCTGCATTTCCATCGCGCGCGCGGCAACCACATCGTCACCGTGGCCACCGAGCACAAGGCGGTACTCGATTCTGCCAAGGCGCTGGTTCGCGACGGGCTCGCCGAAGTGACGACCCTTCGTCCGGATTCCAGAGGCCTCGTCGCGGCAACCGATGTGGCTTCCGCAATCACCGACCGCACGGTGCTGGTGTCGGTGATGCATGCCAACAACGAGATCGGCGTGATCCAGCCGATTGCCGAAATCGCCCGCATCTGCCGCGAACGCGGCGTACTCTTTCACACCGACGCAGCCCAGAGCGTCGGAAAAATACCCGTCGACATGCGTTCGATGCCGGTCGACCTGATGTCGATGTCCGCGCACAAATGTTACGGGCCGAAAGGTGTCGGCGCGCTTTACGTCCGCGCGCGGGCTCCGCGCGTACGTATCACGGCACAGATCGACGGCGGCGGTCACGAGCGCGGCATGCGATCG
This Candidatus Limnocylindrales bacterium DNA region includes the following protein-coding sequences:
- a CDS encoding IscS subfamily cysteine desulfurase; amino-acid sequence: MKRRVYLDHHSTTPVDPRVLDAMLPWFTEKFGNAASRTHAFGWEAEEAVEKARGQIASLIGADSKEIVFTSGATESDNLAIKGALHFHRARGNHIVTVATEHKAVLDSAKALVRDGLAEVTTLRPDSRGLVAATDVASAITDRTVLVSVMHANNEIGVIQPIAEIARICRERGVLFHTDAAQSVGKIPVDMRSMPVDLMSMSAHKCYGPKGVGALYVRARAPRVRITAQIDGGGHERGMRSGTLNVPAIVGMGTAAAIAATEMAAESARVLALRERLRAALVRGLDQIQINGDLEARLAGNLNVSFAHVEGESLMLGLREIALSSGSACSSATLEPSYVLRAIGVSDEMAHSSIRFGIGRFNTEDEIDYAAERVIAEVRRLRTLSPFYRESPVAAARGSEGHP